One Ricinus communis isolate WT05 ecotype wild-type chromosome 7, ASM1957865v1, whole genome shotgun sequence genomic region harbors:
- the LOC8268238 gene encoding BTB/POZ domain-containing protein At2g04740 isoform X1: MTPTAKPRWTLEEELDGIDLDPSDFTSSLPLKKVPNGDVFEASRAGDVDRLKYLLESGVNVNARDQWDSVALYYACLAGHLDAARMLLENGAICSEHTFDGDRCHYAALNLKVRKLLKAFEARPPPLAPLQAALRNIFLGCFSNRAFLEQAEFGGFHHVPGLSSNGVSNSNHFPPDVAFFVQGRPIEAHRVILSARSSFFKTKFETDWRDRHEVRFGKEKLSYPALYSLIHFFYSDRLEIIVDDMEDLVRICKVCKCESLKRILEKELYHQKYAEYKALRDVDNSQKRYILQGASLPEEDRLPSALHRVLQTSLAKSTLEQNLDVSVDRLVYSFDAVQLSDSVDDLADVCIRVDKKIFRCHQVILASRSEYFRARLSRMKDFHEGKDGLPIDSLPCLVEHDLSMETLEKMLEYMYTDSLKEIYPDQAEEMFDAASRYLLFPLKRAVADALLPHLEMVSPAELCHWLILADMYGVLKIREYCLDIIACDFETFADTREFRAMLLTLPPPSGDSSLRTTAPSAPGAIINTDQGNLLDDLREKWLEAEAAELDKRDESALLFDKRLEMLMLVAEKEKSDEPTDGPEAFSE, from the exons atgACCCCAACTGCAAAACCCAGATGGACACTAGAAGAAGAACTGGATGGAATAGACCTAGACCCATCAGATTTCACCTCATCCCTTCCTCTAAAAAAGGTCCCAAACGGCGACGTCTTTGAAGCGTCGCGTGCCGGCGATGTGGACCGTCTAAAATACTTGCTAGAATCAGGGGTTAATGTGAACGCGCGTGACCAGTGGGACTCAGTGGCTCTATACTACGCATGCTTAGCTGGGCATCTGGATGCTGCAAGAATGTTGCTTGAGAATGGAGCTATATGCTCAGAGCATACATTTGATGGAGATAGGTGTCATTATGCTGCTTTGAATTTGAAAGTCAGAAAGCTTTTAAAAGCTTTTGAAGCTAGACCTCCTCCGTTAGCTCCGTTACAAGCGGCGctgagaaatatttttttgggttgtttcagTAATAGGGCTTTTCTGGAACAAGCTGAATTCGGTGGCTTTCATCATGTTCCAG GTCTTTCATCCAATGGGGTGTCCAATTCCAACCACTTCCCTCCGGATGTGGCATTTTTTGTTCAAGGTAGGCCTATTGAAGCTCACAGAGTCATATTAAGTGCTCGGTCATCATTTTTTAAGACGAAGTTTGAAACTGATTGGAGAGACCGGCATGAAGTAAGATTTGGAAAGGAAAAGCTGTCTTATCCTGCTCTTTATAGCCTCATTCACTTCTTCTATTCTGACAGACTAGAGATTATAGTGGATGACATGGAAGATCTTGTAAGAATCTGCAAAGTATGCAAATGTGAATCCTTAAAAAGGATCCTTGAGAAAGAACTGTATCATCAAAAATATGCAGAGTACAAAGCATTAAGAGATGTAGACAACTCTCAGAAGCGGTATATCTTACAGGGTGCATCGCTTCCTGAGGAAGATCGGCTTCCTTCTGCCTTGCACCGCGTCCTTCAGACTTCCCTAGCAAAATCCACCTTGGAACAAAACCTGGATGTCAGTGTTGATAGGTTAGTATATTCCTTCGATGCAGTGCAGTTGAGCGATTCTGTAGATGATCTTGCTGATGTTTGTATAAGAGTGGATAAGAAGATTTTCCGCTGCCATCAAGTGATTTTAGCATCGAGGTCAGAGTACTTTAGAGCAAGATTGTCCCGAATGAAGGATTTTCATGAAGGGAAGGATGGATTACCTATTGATAGTCTTCCATGTCTTGTAGAACATGATTTGAGCATGGAAACATTGGAGAAAATGTTGGAGTATAT GTATACTGACAGCCTGAAGGAAATATACCCAGATCAG GCAGAGGAAATGTTTGATGCTGCTTCAAGGTATCTATTATTTCCTCTTAAGCGTGCTGTAGCAGATGCACTGTTGCCACACCTGGAAATGGTTTCACCTGCAGAACTATGTCATTGGCTTATTTTGGCAGACAT GTACGGTGTCTTGAAGATCCGAGAGTATTGTCTGGATATAATAGCTTGCGACTTTGAGACATTTGCTGACACTCGTGAATTTCGAGCTATGCTTCTAACACTGCCTCCTCCATCTGGAGACTCATCGCTTCGCACCACAGCTCCAAGTGCTCCAGGAGCTATAATAAATACAGACCAGGGAAATCTTCTTGATGATTTGAGAGAGAAATGGCTTGAAGCTGAGGCTGCTGAGCTTGACAAGAGAGACGAGAGCGCATTACTATTTGACAAGCGCCTTGAGATGCTTATGCTTGTGGCGGAGAAAGAAAAGTCTGATGAGCCTACAGATGGCCCTGAAGCTTTCTCTGAATGA
- the LOC8268236 gene encoding fasciclin-like arabinogalactan protein 7, whose translation MELSMIFMFSSTLLFLFTSTAYVQAASPPAAILPPTPAPAPAPIPPYVNLTDLLSVAGPFHTFLSYLVSTKAIDTFQNQANNTDEGITIFVPKDGAFSSLKKPSLTNLSQDQLKQLVLFHALPHYYSLAEFKNLSQLSPVSTFAGAGEYALNFTDVSGTVHLDSGWTKTKVSSSVHSTDPVAIYQVDKVLLPEAIFGTDIPPTPAPAPAPEISPVADSPSSEVTADKGHAPGVAPPNSSYRISNMGIWSQLVLAVSGVLVLFL comes from the coding sequence ATGGAGCTATCTATGATTTTCATGTTTAGTAGCACACTACTGTTCTTGTTCACTTCAACAGCATATGTTCAAGCTGCTAGTCCTCCCGCAGCAATCCTGCCACCCACTccagcaccagcaccagcaccaaTACCTCCTTATGTAAATCTCACTGATTTACTTTCTGTTGCTGGCCCATTCCACACTTTCCTTAGTTACCTTGTGTCCACCAAAGCCATTGACACCTTCCAAAACCAAGCCAACAATACAGATGAAGGCATTACCATCTTTGTACCAAAAGACGGCGCTTTTTCATCTCTTAAGAAGCCTTCTTTAACAAACCTCAGTCAAGATCAGCTCAAGCAACTCGTCCTTTTCCATGCCTTGCCCCATTATTACTCTCTTGCTGAATTCAAGAACCTTAGCCAATTAAGCCCTGTTAGCACATTTGCTGGTGCGGGTGAATATGCTTTGAACTTTACTGATGTATCTGGGACTGTACACCTTGATTCAGGATGGACTAAAACTAAAGTTAGCAGCAGTGTACATTCAACTGATCCTGTTGCAATTTATCAAGTTGATAAGGTTCTTCTACCTGAGGCAATTTTTGGTACTGATATACCTCCGACTCCTGCCCCAGCACCAGCTCCCGAAATTAGCCCAGTAGCCGATTCTCCATCATCTGAAGTGACTGCAGATAAAGGGCATGCTCCTGGAGTTGCCCCGCCAAACTCTTCATATAGAATCAGTAACATGGGTATTTGGAGTCAATTGGTTCTTGCAGTTTCAGGTGTGCTGGTCTTATTCTTGTAA
- the LOC8268238 gene encoding BTB/POZ domain-containing protein At2g04740 isoform X2 has translation MTPTAKPRWTLEEELDGIDLDPSDFTSSLPLKKVPNGDVFEASRAGDVDRLKYLLESGVNVNARDQWDSVALYYACLAGHLDAARMLLENGAICSEHTFDGDRCHYAALNLKVRKLLKAFEARPPPLAPLQAALRNIFLGCFSNRAFLEQAEFGGFHHVPGLSSNGVSNSNHFPPDVAFFVQGRPIEAHRVILSARSSFFKTKFETDWRDRHEVRFGKEKLSYPALYSLIHFFYSDRLEIIVDDMEDLVRICKVCKCESLKRILEKELYHQKYAEYKALRDVDNSQKRYILQGASLPEEDRLPSALHRVLQTSLAKSTLEQNLDVSVDRLVYSFDAVQLSDSVDDLADVCIRVDKKIFRCHQVILASRSEYFRARLSRMKDFHEGKDGLPIDSLPCLVEHDLSMETLEKMLEYMYTDSLKEIYPDQAEEMFDAASRYLLFPLKRAVADALLPHLEMVSPAELCHWLILADIWH, from the exons atgACCCCAACTGCAAAACCCAGATGGACACTAGAAGAAGAACTGGATGGAATAGACCTAGACCCATCAGATTTCACCTCATCCCTTCCTCTAAAAAAGGTCCCAAACGGCGACGTCTTTGAAGCGTCGCGTGCCGGCGATGTGGACCGTCTAAAATACTTGCTAGAATCAGGGGTTAATGTGAACGCGCGTGACCAGTGGGACTCAGTGGCTCTATACTACGCATGCTTAGCTGGGCATCTGGATGCTGCAAGAATGTTGCTTGAGAATGGAGCTATATGCTCAGAGCATACATTTGATGGAGATAGGTGTCATTATGCTGCTTTGAATTTGAAAGTCAGAAAGCTTTTAAAAGCTTTTGAAGCTAGACCTCCTCCGTTAGCTCCGTTACAAGCGGCGctgagaaatatttttttgggttgtttcagTAATAGGGCTTTTCTGGAACAAGCTGAATTCGGTGGCTTTCATCATGTTCCAG GTCTTTCATCCAATGGGGTGTCCAATTCCAACCACTTCCCTCCGGATGTGGCATTTTTTGTTCAAGGTAGGCCTATTGAAGCTCACAGAGTCATATTAAGTGCTCGGTCATCATTTTTTAAGACGAAGTTTGAAACTGATTGGAGAGACCGGCATGAAGTAAGATTTGGAAAGGAAAAGCTGTCTTATCCTGCTCTTTATAGCCTCATTCACTTCTTCTATTCTGACAGACTAGAGATTATAGTGGATGACATGGAAGATCTTGTAAGAATCTGCAAAGTATGCAAATGTGAATCCTTAAAAAGGATCCTTGAGAAAGAACTGTATCATCAAAAATATGCAGAGTACAAAGCATTAAGAGATGTAGACAACTCTCAGAAGCGGTATATCTTACAGGGTGCATCGCTTCCTGAGGAAGATCGGCTTCCTTCTGCCTTGCACCGCGTCCTTCAGACTTCCCTAGCAAAATCCACCTTGGAACAAAACCTGGATGTCAGTGTTGATAGGTTAGTATATTCCTTCGATGCAGTGCAGTTGAGCGATTCTGTAGATGATCTTGCTGATGTTTGTATAAGAGTGGATAAGAAGATTTTCCGCTGCCATCAAGTGATTTTAGCATCGAGGTCAGAGTACTTTAGAGCAAGATTGTCCCGAATGAAGGATTTTCATGAAGGGAAGGATGGATTACCTATTGATAGTCTTCCATGTCTTGTAGAACATGATTTGAGCATGGAAACATTGGAGAAAATGTTGGAGTATAT GTATACTGACAGCCTGAAGGAAATATACCCAGATCAG GCAGAGGAAATGTTTGATGCTGCTTCAAGGTATCTATTATTTCCTCTTAAGCGTGCTGTAGCAGATGCACTGTTGCCACACCTGGAAATGGTTTCACCTGCAGAACTATGTCATTGGCTTATTTTGGCAGACAT ATGGCATTAA
- the LOC8268245 gene encoding fimbrin-5, protein MSAGFVGVLVSDPWLQSQFTQVELRTLKAKYVSIRTEGGRVTVGDLPPVFVKLRAFTEVFNEDEIKAILKESYSKAEEELDFETFLRAYLNVQARVPAKSGGKKLRYSSSFLKASTTTFRHNINESEKASYVSHINNHLGEDSFLKTYLPIDPATNALFDLVKHGVLLCKLINVAVPGTIDERAINTKKEMNPWERNENHTLCLNSAKAIGCTVVNIGTQDLAEARPHLVLGLISQIIKIQLLADLNLKKTPQLVELVDDSKDVEELMGLPPEKVLLKWMNFHLKKAGYNKEVTNFSSDVKDGEAYVYLLNALAPELSTPDTKAASNPAERAKVVLEQAEKLDCKRYLNANDIVEGSPNLNLAFVAQIFQHRNGLSTDTNKMPFAEMMEDDAETSREERCFRLWINSIGIVTYVNNVFEDVRNGWVLLEVLDKVSPGSVNWKQATKPPIKMPFRKVENCNQAIKIGKELSFSLVNVAGNDIVQGNKKLLLAFLWQLMRFTMLQLLRNLRSHSSHSQGKEITDADILKWANSKVKKVGKTSQMESFKDKTLSNGVFFLDLLGAVEPRVVNWSVVTKGESDEDKKLNSTYIISVARKLGCSIFLLPEDIIEVNQKMMLTLTASIMFWSLQHQAAEPESSAAEDNADASSTASMEGENEAALAGEVSDMTMDDAASDSAMSP, encoded by the exons ATGTCTGCAGGTTTTGTGGGTGTACTTGTTTCTGATCCATGGCTTCAAAGCCAGTTTACACAAGTTGAGTTACGCACCCTCAAGGCCAAG TATGTATCAATAAGGACAGAGGGAGGTCGCGTCACTGTGGGGGATTTGCCTCCTGTTTTTGTAAAATTGAGGGCTTTTACTGAGGTTTTTAATGAGGATGAGATTAAGGCTATATTGAAGGAGTCTTATTCCAAAGCAGAAGAAGAATTAGATTTCGAAACCTTCCTCCGG GCATATTTAAATGTGCAAGCACGAGTACCTGCAAAATCAGGAGGAAAAAAGCTCAGatattcttcttcatttcttaAGGCATCTACAACTACTTTTCGCCATAACATTAATGAATCCGAGAAGGCATCCTATGTTTCCCACATTAACAACCACTTGGGAGAAGATTCATTCTTGAAGACTTATCTTCCTATAGATCCAGCAACTAATGCTTTATTTGATCTTGTGAAACATGGAGTCCTTCTTTG TAAGCTTATCAATGTGGCTGTTCCTGGGACTATAGATGAGCGAGCTATTAACacaaaaaaggaaatgaaCCCATGGGAGAGAAATGAGAACCACACCCTTTGTCTCAATTCTGCAAAGGCAATTGGCTGCACAGTTGTCAATATTGGAACACAAGACCTTGCTGAAGCTAGA CCTCATTTAGTACTTGGATTGATTTCCCAAATTATTAAG ATTCAGCTGTTAGCAGACCTTAATCTGAAGAAAACTCCTCAACTTGTCGAATTAGTGGACGATAGCAAG GATGTGGAGGAGCTCATGGGTTTACCGCCTGAAAAAGTTTTACTGAAATGGATGAATTTTCATCTAAAGAAAGCTGGTTATAATAAAGAAGTTACAAACTTCTCTTCTGATGTGAAG GATGGAGAAGCCTATGTTTACCTGCTTAATGCTCTTGCTCCAGAACTCAGTACCCCTGACACCAAAGCTGCTAGTAATCCGGCCGAGAGAGCAAAAGTGGTTCTTGAGCAGGCAGAGAAACTGGATTGCAAAAGATACCTCAATGCTAACGACATTGTTGAGGGCTCCCCGAATCTTAATCTTGCATTTGTTGCACAGATATTCCAGCACAG GAATGGATTGTCAACTGATACAAACAAGATGCCTTTTGCTGAGATGATGGAGGACGACGCTGAAACTTCTCGTGAAGAGAGATGTTTCCGGCTGTGGATCAACAGTATCGGAATCGTTACATATGTTAATAATGTTTTTGAGGATGTCAGAAATGG TTGGGTTCTTTTAGAAGTGCTGGACAAGGTTTCACCTGGCTCTGTTAATTGGAAGCAAGCAACTAAGCCTCCTATAAAGATGCCATTCCGAAAAGTTGAGAATTGCAACCAAGCTATAAAGATAGGGAAGGAATTGAGTTTCTCTCTTGTGAATGTTGCTGGGAATGATATTGTCCAGGGAAATAAGAAGCTCCTATTAG CATTTCTGTGGCAGCTAATGAGGTTTACGATGCTTCAACTCCTGAGGAACTTAAGATCGCACTCCTCCCACTCCCAAGGTAAAGAGATTACAGATGCTGACATTCTGAAGTGGGCAAATAGCAAAGTGAAGAAAGTAGGTAAAACATCTCAAATGGAGAGCTTCAAG gATAAGACACTTTCAAATGGAGTTTTCTTTCTCGACCTTCTTGGTGCTGTGGAGCCAAGGGTAGTCAATTGGAGTGTTGTTACTAAAGGAGAAAGTG ATGAGGATAAGAAGTTAAATTCCACCTATATAATTAGTGTTGCCAGGAAGCTTGGTTGCTCCATTTTCTTATTACCTGAAGATATTATAGAG GTAAACCAGAAGATGATGCTTACTTTGACTGCAAGCATAATGTTTTGGAGTCTGCAGCATCAGGCTGCGGAGCCAGAGTCATCTGCTGCTGAAGACAATGCTGATGCATCTTCTACAGCATCAATGGAAGGCGAGAATGAGGCAGCTCTGGCTGGTGAAGTTTCTGATATGACTATGGACGATGCTGCTTCAGATTCGGCTATGTCTCCTTAG